From the Neorhodopirellula lusitana genome, one window contains:
- a CDS encoding pilus assembly FimT family protein translates to MPTAKMPTAKMPTAKMPIAKMAIATSMPVAISAAKPSATHCCVSSGVIRRATALADCQLGRFDRLRISRRASGFTIIELLLAMTIFAAAAALVLPTIGGLLTDRRLVRATDQVRAEMIRLRVYAMRNGRVMKLSTESAENLLTITPVFSAADALQANDQSGGQASLLSDADQTTGAISTNSMNAEEEGWTIELPEGVQVSSIVTSAVGGSGSIEAASLTTEATGTDTSNTTSGSVYFYPTGQTSNAILTVSDSLSPDVFVLLRGLTGSVEVKGL, encoded by the coding sequence ATGCCAACCGCGAAGATGCCAACCGCGAAGATGCCAACCGCGAAGATGCCAATCGCAAAGATGGCAATCGCTACATCGATGCCAGTCGCGATCTCGGCCGCTAAGCCGAGCGCGACGCACTGCTGCGTTTCATCGGGTGTGATTCGGCGCGCGACTGCGTTGGCGGACTGCCAGCTTGGTCGTTTCGATCGCCTGCGGATCTCACGTCGAGCGTCCGGCTTCACGATCATTGAACTGCTGCTCGCGATGACGATCTTTGCCGCTGCTGCTGCACTCGTGCTGCCGACGATTGGCGGTCTGTTAACGGATCGTCGATTGGTTCGTGCGACCGACCAAGTTCGTGCAGAGATGATTCGCTTGCGTGTTTATGCGATGCGAAATGGGCGTGTGATGAAACTGTCAACTGAATCAGCCGAAAATCTATTGACGATCACACCTGTTTTCTCCGCTGCGGATGCCTTGCAGGCGAACGATCAGTCCGGCGGGCAGGCGTCACTGTTGTCAGACGCTGATCAAACGACTGGCGCGATCAGCACCAATTCCATGAACGCCGAAGAAGAAGGCTGGACAATCGAATTGCCCGAAGGCGTCCAGGTCAGCTCCATCGTCACCAGCGCGGTTGGAGGATCAGGAAGCATCGAGGCGGCCTCCCTCACCACGGAAGCCACCGGGACGGATACCAGCAACACGACTTCCGGGTCGGTTTACTTCTATCCCACCGGGCAAACCAGTAACGCGATTTTGACGGTCTCGGATAGTCTGTCGCCCGACGTTTTTGTCCTGCTTCGTGGGCTAACCGGATCCGTCGAAGTGAAGGGACTGTGA
- a CDS encoding prepilin-type cleavage/methylation domain-containing protein yields MPSNHLTKPTLAGPQPQAGSSIPSMVATLLETKTSLSPFALRGSSTAMRIQPQLPRFATKLSRKESTVRDTGSVQTSPTRSAFTLLEMLLSLSMCVVLMTLVSSAMTFYVRDMGTAEATFRDSQIATAVLQMIEDDIRMSITTRPVSTDELAGILEAAASPLEGLTDSLDSGADSGIAGAEDLPEDTDLLDSEISSTVDLTVGGTVLQSPGLIGSDTQLQIDTSRLPRLEDTVLDPSLSADGNQLQDRPSDIKTVTYFVSMAGSGMGNDALAQLADDNGITIDENDEEPSLTGGLVRRQIDRAIHSHASLTGGLARLQSVGEILAPEIVAINFEYYDGINWLPYFNSDEYGYLPMAIRVQLQMNGDEGQEARTFTHVIYLPMSHPEDAEDDLDATTETTTTETSTSAF; encoded by the coding sequence ATGCCCTCTAACCACCTGACAAAACCAACATTGGCCGGCCCCCAGCCTCAAGCCGGTTCAAGCATTCCATCAATGGTCGCCACGCTACTAGAGACGAAGACTTCACTTTCCCCATTCGCACTGCGTGGGTCTTCAACGGCCATGCGAATCCAGCCTCAGTTGCCTCGTTTTGCAACTAAACTCTCTCGCAAAGAATCTACCGTACGGGACACGGGTTCGGTCCAAACTTCCCCAACTCGATCCGCTTTCACTCTGCTGGAAATGTTGCTTTCGCTTTCCATGTGCGTCGTCTTGATGACGCTGGTTAGCAGTGCGATGACGTTTTATGTCCGCGATATGGGCACCGCCGAAGCGACCTTCCGCGATTCCCAAATCGCGACCGCCGTTTTGCAAATGATCGAAGACGACATCCGCATGTCGATCACCACGCGTCCAGTCAGCACGGACGAACTCGCTGGAATTCTGGAGGCGGCCGCTTCACCTCTGGAGGGACTAACCGACTCGCTCGACTCTGGCGCAGACAGTGGTATCGCGGGAGCCGAAGACCTGCCGGAGGACACCGATCTTCTTGACTCCGAAATCAGCTCCACCGTCGACCTAACGGTTGGCGGCACCGTGCTTCAATCACCGGGCCTGATCGGCAGCGACACTCAACTGCAAATCGACACCAGCCGTCTTCCACGACTGGAAGACACCGTGCTGGACCCTTCGCTTTCCGCCGATGGCAACCAATTGCAGGATCGCCCCAGCGACATCAAAACGGTCACCTACTTTGTCAGCATGGCTGGCTCAGGAATGGGCAACGACGCGTTGGCTCAATTGGCCGACGACAATGGGATCACGATCGACGAAAACGACGAAGAGCCCTCGTTGACCGGCGGCCTGGTCCGACGCCAGATCGACCGAGCCATCCACTCCCACGCCTCGCTGACCGGTGGCCTGGCGAGACTGCAAAGTGTCGGCGAAATCCTGGCACCGGAAATTGTCGCGATCAACTTCGAGTACTACGACGGTATCAACTGGCTGCCCTATTTCAACTCCGACGAATACGGCTACCTGCCAATGGCGATTCGAGTTCAGCTGCAAATGAATGGCGACGAAGGCCAAGAAGCTCGCACTTTCACCCATGTGATCTATCTTCCAATGAGCCACCCCGAGGACGCCGAAGACGACCTGGACGCCACCACCGAAACCACGACTACGGAGACAAGCACCAGTGCCTTCTAA
- a CDS encoding type IV pilus modification PilV family protein has translation MLTFAAPNRTRSARETRHGFSLLEMILAVGLLGASLGILAQVAMTGTDAAMEAEQLAQARMIAQSQLAQILVSDQSPQTVPLSPIDPMDSASTTPFEYQVDVVPASIDGMLAIRVSVQANRANGGTPTATYSITRWMIDPLLGLADAAAEEAALREEELGLTDAL, from the coding sequence ATGTTGACCTTCGCTGCACCCAACCGAACAAGATCGGCTCGCGAAACCCGCCATGGTTTCTCGCTGCTAGAAATGATTCTGGCGGTCGGCTTGCTGGGTGCTTCACTAGGCATCCTGGCCCAAGTCGCGATGACCGGGACCGATGCGGCGATGGAGGCCGAGCAACTTGCTCAGGCTCGCATGATCGCACAAAGTCAACTCGCTCAAATTCTGGTCAGTGATCAATCCCCTCAAACCGTGCCGCTGTCGCCGATCGATCCGATGGACTCCGCGTCGACGACTCCGTTTGAATACCAAGTCGACGTGGTGCCAGCTTCCATCGATGGCATGTTGGCGATCCGGGTCAGCGTCCAAGCAAACCGGGCGAACGGAGGCACTCCAACGGCAACCTATTCAATCACCCGCTGGATGATCGATCCATTGTTAGGCTTGGCCGATGCGGCCGCGGAAGAAGCAGCCTTGCGTGAAGAAGAACTGGGGTTAACCGATGCCCTCTAA
- a CDS encoding type II secretion system protein GspG, whose protein sequence is MPRSTESTQRLRRRARRMTQGQNTSASSRRGFTLLELMLVLSILVVIGGIVVVNVSGAKSDADIKATQTQLNSLKSNIVYYKLKMNELPESLDNLRDGPSDSSKKAKWVDSIIESIPTDAWGNSFDMSVKGNEFEIKSAGLDGQMNTEDDLTVTGR, encoded by the coding sequence ATGCCCCGTTCCACCGAATCCACCCAACGTCTCCGCCGCCGTGCTCGCCGTATGACCCAGGGCCAAAACACTTCCGCATCCAGTCGCCGCGGCTTCACGCTGCTTGAGTTGATGCTGGTGCTCTCGATCTTGGTCGTGATCGGCGGCATCGTGGTCGTCAACGTTTCGGGTGCCAAATCCGACGCCGATATCAAGGCAACCCAAACCCAGCTGAACTCGTTGAAGAGCAACATTGTTTATTACAAGCTCAAAATGAATGAGCTTCCTGAATCACTCGACAACCTCCGTGACGGGCCGAGCGATTCGTCGAAGAAGGCCAAGTGGGTCGATTCGATCATCGAAAGCATCCCGACCGATGCCTGGGGCAATTCGTTCGACATGAGCGTGAAGGGCAATGAGTTCGAAATCAAAAGCGCCGGCCTAGACGGCCAAATGAACACCGAAGACGACCTCACGGTTACGGGACGGTAG